Below is a window of Synechococcus sp. PCC 7335 DNA.
GGGTAACTGATCCTGAACTTGCGGTATCTTACGGTGCTGCTGCCTATCATGACACTTCTCAAGAAGATGTAGTTACGGGTTATCTGAATGAGGGAATAGAAGAAGCGAAAGCAAATCATTACTCTCCTGCAATTTTGAAATTCAATCATGCATTGGAACTAAATCCAGATTATTATCCAGCCAAATATAATCGTGGATTAGCTCTATTGAAAATGGGCAAGCTAGATCAAGCTCTTGATGATTTCAATCAGGTTATAAATTTATCTCCAAGCTATGCAGAAGCCTATGCGAATCGAGGCAATGTTCTCTTCAAGTTAGCAATGCTGGAAGAAGCATTAGAAAGTTATAATCAGGCTCTAGAGATCAATTCAAAACTTTCATACGTATTAAAAAACAAAAGGAAAGTTCAAGACAGGTTAAAAGAAAAACAAAACAAAACAAAAGCACAGTACTATGCTGTCTCTAGCGCAGAGGAGTCATCTGAGAAGAAACTGAATAGGCAAAATCTGAAGCGTCTTATGTGGCAATTTGAGAATGAAAGAGTTTACTTGTCTCCTGACATACCTGAAGAAAAATTGGATAATGCTATAAATATATACAAAAGTGAGCTAAAGAGAATATATAAGATTGGAAAAACAAGTGTGAAAGTCCTTTTGTTGTACGATGATACTTTCTGGGGTGGTGCTCGTGAGGGGTTGTTACTTCTAGAAGACTGTGCATGCTTCAGTAACTATAATGATGATCCTCCAATATGTCTTCGGTATAGTGAAATTCATAGAGTAGAATGTTCAGATGAAAAGATTTTCATAAACGGGGCAAGAGTAGATCTAACCATGGCAGATGATAAGAAACTTCTTGCTCAAATGATTGCGAAGGTTTTAAGAAATACAGCATGCTGCTGACCGTGAATATTGCAGATATTTTAGATAGAGAACAGCTAGATAAGGGACTGCGATGAGAGATATAGGTTTTCTTAGGTAGGAAATCTAAAGTTTCTGCTGTATCGAACCTGATACCGATAGGATTTGCATAAGTCAAAAGAGAAAGTCCAGCAATGCCACCTGTCGGGGGTCAGATTACCCAACCATCTCAAAACTCAGTCTCCACCCCAGTGCTCTGGATACTTGCCATTGGGGTCAACCAGACTCAAGTCTTGAGCCTGCCAGAACTTCACTTTGCTGCTGCAGATTGCCAAGATTTCGTCAGCGCCTTAACTACCGCCACCCAGCCATTGACCCGAACGCATTGGAGCATTCACCATGACGGCTCAACGTCAACACCCAACCTAACTGTAGTTCAAGACAGTATCGCAGCAATTATTAACCAGGCTCAAGCCCAGGACTCAGTTCTGGGCTACTTCTCCGGGCACGCCCTCCTCGATCCTGATACCAAACAGCCCTTTCTCTGCCTTGCTGATACTGACAGCCAAGCGTTACGCCACACCGGATTGAGCTTGGTGGGATCACTACAGCAGCTTAGACATTGTCAAGCCCATCGCCAGCTCGTGATTCTGGATGCCTGTCGCAGCGGCAGCCTGAGCCTACAGGATGTTAACTCAGCCCCCAACCCAAAATCTGCAAGTGCAAGTCCGGCCCATCAGCTCACAGGCATCCTCAGACAACACGCTAGCCAAACCCAAGGCTTCTACGCTCTGCTCTCCTGCGATCAGAACCAATATTCCTGGGAGCGCTCCGATTTGGGGCATGGCATCTTTACCCACTATCTAATCCAGGGCTTGGAAGGAGAAGCCGCCGACACCCAGGGCAATATCACCGTCAGTCAGCTCTATCGCTACGTCTACTACCAAACCCTGAAACATATCGACAAAACCAATCAACAGATTGAGTTGCTCAATCAGCAAAAACGAGGTCGCGGCGAAGTCGAACTCCTGCCCACCTATCCTGCCCAAACGCCCAAATGGATTGTAGAAGACATCGGTGAGTGGGTCATTGGCCATATCCCCAGACAAGCCGCTAAAACCCAGCCTCGTTTGGCCCTGGTGGTAGATGGACTTAGCCCTAATCACACCTCCCTTGCTATCAGCCGCATCCTCCAAAGCACAGGTCAGTTTGAACTCGAATACTGGCCCCAGCCCCGGCAAACCTGGTCTCACGTTCAGACTGCCATCGACAAATGGTTTAAGGCGCAGTTAGCTACAGCCAGCCAGCACCCCCCTAATAACCACAACTCACCCACTCGCCTGCTCTATCTGCGGGGCACTCTCCAAACCACCACCGATGGTGAGGACTGGCTAGTCCTGGGTAATATTCGATACAGCCGGTCTTGGCTGCGCCAAAAGCTCCGCCAGCTTAGTTCCTTCCAGCAAATCTTGATTTTAGATTGCCCTGGCTCCGATACGCTCACAGACTGGATCGAAGACCTCCACCTTGGCCCAGAGCAAAGTCAATGCATCATTACGGCGACAACGCCAAGAGAACAAACCGAGCAATTTTCTCAGGCGCTTTTATCCACGCTAGAAGCTGTCGCACCAGCTCAAGGGTTGCCAGTAGCAGGGTGGATTACCCACTTGCAACAGGCTCTAGCAGACACAGACATCCAGCTCCATACCTGGCTGTCGGGCGCTCAAGGCATCATCGAAGTGATCCCAGAACAGCGCGAAACCTCAAATACCGATGCAGATTTAAAAATTTGCCCCTACATGGGCCTTAGCGCTTTCACTGAACAGGATGCAGATTATTTCTTTGGTCGCGAACAGCTCACGCAGACCTTGATTAACGCTCTTCGATATCAACCTTTCCTGGCACTGGTAGGGGCCTCCGGCAGCGGTAAATCCTCGCTGGTGCAGGCAGGGATGATGGCCCAACTCCGACGAGGCAACCAAATTCCTGGCAGTGAGCAGTGGTGGCTAGGCTGTTTCCGCCCTGGTTCCCAGCCCCTTGTAGCCTTGCATGAATGTTTGATCCATTCACCAACCCAGGACATACCTGAGCAGGCACTATCTCTAGATGAACTTCTGCAAGCGGGAGCGCTTGGCTTTGTGCAATGGCTGCGAAGCCGCTTGGAACCGATGGTGGTGCTGATTATTGATCAGTTTGAAGAGCTATTCACCTTAACTCCTGAAACAGCGCGGCAGTCGTTCTTTAATCTGCTATTGGGTGCTCTTGAGCAGGCAGGCGATCGCTTTAAGCTAGTCATCACTCTCCGTGCCGACTTTATTGCTGCTGGCCTAGAAGTGCCAGCCCTTGCTGCTCAGCTACGCCAATCTACGGTTCTTGTTCCTCCTCAGCTTGCCATAGCTGAGGAGGAACGAGCCATTATTCAACCTGCTCAAAAAGTAGGGTTAACCGTTGAGCCAGAGCTAGTTGAAATTCTTTTGCAGGAACTGCAGGACGCTGCTGGAGGATTACCCCTCTTAGAGTTTGTTCTGGAACAACTATGGGACCACCGACAAGGGGGAAAGCTGAAACTGCAGGCCTATCAGCGGCAAATTGGCGGCATTAGAGGTGCTTTAGAGCGCAAAGCTCAGGCTGTTTATGACAATTTCACCCCGGAGGAAAAAGACTGTGCGCGCTGGATCTTCACCTCCCTAGCTCAGCTAGGCGAAGGTACTGAAGACACTCGACGTAGAACTCGCAAGGCGGATCTCATGGTCCCCAGATATTCAACATTGGTCGTTGAACGTACCCTCCAAGCTCTTACTACTGCCAAGCTGATTATCGTTAATGCCACCAGAGAGCTGAACCTTGATCAGCCCGACTCTTCTTCCCTGTATGGGAAGTCCGAGGTTACAACCGTCGAAATCGCCCATGAGGTACTAATTCGATACTGGCCCACACTTCAGCAGTGGCTAGAAGCTAATCGTACCCGTCTACGCCTGCAGCGGCAGATTGAGCAGCTTGCAGCTAAATGGCGACTTCAGGGAGAACCAGCTGATGATTTACTTAGAGGGATTCGGCTAGAAGAAGCTGAGGAGATTTGCAGCGGTGGTGAGATATCCAAGGTCTGTCAAGATTTTATTCAAGCCAGCGCGATCGCCCGCGAGATTCAACGCCAACAAGAACATCAAGCGAAGGAAGATGGTGTCAAAGCCTTAAATCTCATTGCTGAAGCTCACCTCAACGCCGACCGTCAACTAGAGGCTTTGATCAGCAGCACTAAAGCAGGTCACAAACTACAACAACTTCCGACGGTATCTCAACACCTGAGAACTGAGACTATTCAAGTACTTCACCACGTTTGTACCAACGTGCAGGAACTAAATCGTCTATACGGCCACGAAGATGTTGTTACTTGCGTGAGCATCAGTCCAAACGGTGAGCTGATTGTTTCCGGCGACTTAACCGGGACAATCAAACTGTGGCAAACAACCGGAACCCTGCTGAATACGATCGCTGGCCATTCAGAGGCAGTCGTTAATGTCGCCTTCAGTGCTGATGGTCAGCAATTTGTTTCGGCTAGTAAAAATACAACGCTGAAAATTTGGGGAATAGAGGGGGAGCTTACTCACCTACTTACTTGCCCAGATGCAGTGAATAGCCTCAGTCTAAATACTGATCGACAGATAATTGCTGCCTCAGACAGTTCAGGCCATCTCAGCCTCTGGCGATGGGATGGCTCACAAATCAATCTTTTCCAGGCCCACGAGGACACAGCCCACCGTGTTGCCATCAGCCCTGATACCCAGTACTTAGCCTCAGCCAGTGCCGATGGTTCCATTAAGCTTTGGCAACTTGATGGAACCTTGGACAACAACTGGTCGGGGCATGATGGTCTCATTACCAGTCTCTGCTTCAGCCCAGATGGTCAAACGCTGGCTTCCGCAGGCGCCGATCAAACCATTAAGCATTGGCACCTTGATGGAACTTTAATCACTGCACTCAACGGCCACAGCAACAGCATAACAGCAGCAATTTTCCACACAGAGAGACCGGTGATCGTTTCCAGCAGCTTCGATAGCACTATCAAAATCTGGGGCATGGACGGGACACTACACTCAACAATTGCTGGTCATCGTGAAACAGTTTCTGAGATCACACTTAGTGCAGACAATACATTGCTGGCATCAGCCGGTGCAGACCGAGTTATCAAACTTTGGTACTGGCAAAACCCCCTACACACAGTTCTTAAGGGCCATCAGGGTTACATCAATAGCTTACGTTTTGATGCTGCAGGAGAAACGCTAGTCTCAGCCGGTCAGGATGGTTCCATCAGGCTATGGAACCCTGATGGAAGGCAAATTCATGAATATCCAGCCCACGAAGACCTAATCACAGCCGTTAACTTTAGCCCTGATCGGCAGCTCATCGCCTCAACGAGCTTTGACAAAACTGTTAAGCTTTGGCACACCAACGGCTCGTTATCCCAGATTATTAGGGGGCACAGCGGGAGGGTCTACGGCTCAGCCTTCAGCCCAAGTGATGACATGATTGTTTCGGCCAGTGCCGATGGAACGGCAAAGCTGTGGTCTACAGAAGGCAGCTTACTGGTAACACTCCCTCACCCCGGCAATGAAGTAGTGTGCGTTACCTTCGCGCAAGAGGGTAAAACCATTGTTTCCGGCACATCTAATGGCTCCCTATATTTTTGGCAGCCAGATGGAACTTTAGTTCGAGTCGTCAAAGCTCATGGCAATATGATTCTTGCTTTCAGCTTGAGTCCTGATGGGAGCAAGCTAGCAACAGCAAGCCAGGACCGAACAATTAAGGTTTGGGACATTGATGGCGAACCACTCAACGCCCTGCCGGAGCAAAGTGGCCCTGCCTATAATGTCAGTTTTAGTCCAGATGGTTCTAGCCTCGCCTTTGCAAGTTCATCAAATGTTATCCAAACTTGGTCTCTAGAGGGCATCTTGACTCAGTCATTGATATGCAGTCAGAATCCGTGTGTGTCAGTTTGTTTTCATCCTCAATGCAACCTCCTCGCCGTAGGAGACACCGACGGATTGATACACCTGATGTCTTGGCCGCTCAATCTCAACGATTTGGTTACTCACGGTGATAACTGGCTGCAAGACTACTACAGTGCCAATGAAGTTGGCGAACAGCCTTACAGTCAGTCATCACAAAGGGTGTTGTAATAACAAATCGCTCTTTAGTGACTAAGGGAAGAGACAAACAAGAAAGAGAGCTCGTCGGCAGAGTAGACAGGGCAAACGCATACTCGAAAAAGGTAGGATACTGAATAATTAGCGCATTATTCTGTCTTGCCAATGAGTCAGTCAGCTAGTCCATCGGGTTCACTGTTAACGCACTTTGAAAGGCTAGAAGACCGTGATAGTGCCAGTTATAGCAATCCGCTGAAAGGTTAGGACGCATTGCAAAAAGCCTCGTCAACGACTTCGCGAAAGTCTCTGCCTGACTGAATCTGCTTTCGCATTCGGTTCTTCAGCACAAACCACTGATGTTCGATAGGGTATCAAACGTCAAGGGCATCGGGTATTAGGCGACAGTGAAGGTAGGCGGGTTCTAAAACCAGGTTGTCGTGTTTGGTCAGAACGGAGTGAGACTGGCTAGCACGGCGTTGTCAAGTTGAGCTTGATGAGCCAATTTCAGGACAGCTTTATTCAGGGAATATCATCTGATTGGACTATGCGATTCTCTGATCGAGAGGCTGCGCCAACGCGCCTACTCCTGTCATCGACCGCCAACTTTCGATCCGCTGGCGCATCGTTTCTCGATAGTCTGAAGCGGTTTGTTTGTGTTGATGGGGATGAAAATGACCGCGTATCGGTTCAAAGGCTGTTCCGACAATACTCACTTAACAAAACTGTCCTAAAATTGGCTAATTGAGCTCAACTTGACAACGCCGCGCTGAATGCTACTTGCCTATATTGTGACTTATCAGCCGGATTTCATATAAAAGCCCGAAACCGAGTCTCGAACATCCTCTCGGGGGGTGCTCGCAATGGCGACTGGCATAGAGGGGAACGCAGCTCTTATCGCTTTTCCAGTTGACATGCTCTCCTGCTCAGGCGTCAACTACCCCTACTAACCCAAACTTCCTGCGTTTGATAAAAACTACCGCGTTGTTCCATTGGAAACCCGCCGAGCAACGCGGCAATCCACACCTCTATCAGCGGCATCTCTAGTTGCTTTTGCAGATCAACCAATCGCTGCGGTGTGTTTGTCTGTTCATTTGCCAACGCCTTCACCCAGTCAGACACATGCTCAGCATGCGAGACGGCCAGCGCCTGACTCTTGAGCCCAGCATCCTCCAACGCTTCGAGCATGTCCAAGACCGACAGTTTCTCTACATCACCTGCAACAGAATCCTCATCAGTTTTATCTTCATTGGCTAGCTCACTAGTCGTGCGATAGAAACGATTCACTAATTCTGAGAAGTCTAGCTCCTGGGTCTGTCTAGTCACTCCCTGAAGCCAGTCGCCATCCATAACTGGCCCTTCTGCGTTGTTCGCATCCTGCCAATCTTCCCAGAGTACTTCTGACTTGGTTTCACACAGTCCAGCTAGCTGCATCAGAACATCGCCAGCGACTCGAAGGCGATCGCGCTGCTTTAGCTCAGATAGTTCTTCTTCAAACTGCTTCCACAAACCAAGAACATCCGCTGTCTCTGGAACCGTAGCCGCTTCCTCAATCGCAACCTCTAAGTTCAGTTCTAGCTGCCGCACACTAACCATTAGCTATCTCCGACTGACTTAAGCGATCGCTCCACGGACACCCCGCAATCGGACACTCGATTGGCTCTAACCGAATCTCCTCAGCAAAGTAGGCGATACCAAACCGCGCATTCAGATAGCCCATCACCTCTTGTTGAACATAGCGTTCTAACTGTCGCTTCCGATAGCCAGCACAGTGAATCGGGGCTACTTCCAACACTTTGGCACCATCTTGGAACACAGAAGCAGCGATCGCATGGACGGGTGCATCCTTGCGTTTCTCTCGCCAGATATACAGGTTGGCATAAGGCATCGACCCCTCGGCCACCGACAGCGATACTTCTTCTACCTGTCCCTTATTGGAAGCAGCACCGGAAACCTGTTGCTGATACTGCAACCGCCGCTGCTCATTCAACCGCTGGCGATTGCGATAGTAAGAACGCTTGCTAGGACAGCGCTTGTCATGCCAACAGCCATCGCCTTTCTTCCCATGTAGCTGCCGCGCCTGGCTCGCACTAAGCGGTGCACACTCCACACATTTCTTGGGAACTCGACGGGCCATATTCACGAAATAGAGTACGAGCTGTTTGAAGGCAGCTAAACAGAAGGAAAGATCAGTGGGATTGGTATATCCCGATACTTGCGATAGATCTGAAAGTCGCTATCTAAGGTGAATACTGAACTCCGAGGATATAGCTCAGCCATTCGTACTAGCTCCGCATCTGCAAGTGAAGCCGGAACTGACTCGTAGCGCTTCATGAGAGCGAGAACAGAAGCAATCTCAGACTCTAAAGAGAACACGACTTGAAGCTGTTCCTGTTCTAAGTAAGGTAGAAACGCTTCACGAGCGCCTCTCACACGGCCTAGAAGAAACCACGTTTCAGAGATAACCGCTTCACAAGTCAGTAGCGGCGGCTCCATCTGCTCCAACTGCTGCACCACCCACGTATGATGACGTTCGCTCTGGTCAATCGAAGCAACTAAAACACTGGTGTCAACGATGACCTTCTGAAGCATTACTGGCCGTATCCTTCCATGTAGGCTGGATTAGTTGCAAGATCGCCAGGGCCGTTCACTGCACCGATAGAAGCGCGAGCAACCTCCGCGAAGGACTTAGGTTCTTCACTATATGATTGCGTTTCGGCCTGCTGGCGTTTGGCCTTGAGGAACTTAACGAAATCGAGGATCTGCTTTTGATCTACTTCGGGTAGCGCTTCGATTTCTTCCACGACTTGTTGAGCGAGCGGTGACATCGTTAGTAGCTCCTGAAATACAAATGGCTCAACTGAGACTAACTGGCGCTAGAGCAGGCTATCCACTTCGTAGCCTGAACCACCTGCCGTACATAGCTTTATCATACCGCACCTCGTCAGTTTATGGTTTTAGTCTGATTTTTAGTGTAATGCATATAAGTACAGTTATTTGAGGTAAGATTTAGGTAAATAAGGGGTGGTCAGGTACGATGAGGCTTTACCGCTCGCTTAGATTTCAAAAATAGGGAGTGCTTTTTCGATGCTTCGTGAGATGCCTCAGCCTAAATTCATCGAGGTCGGTCAGCCCGCGGTGCCGCCGTCCGCGCCGCCAGCTGACTTGAACTGGCAGCGGGTAGAAGAGTTCTTGCGGGTGCGTGAGCTGGCTGAGAATACGCGCAAAGTATACGAGCGGCAGCTGCGGCAGTTTTATGAGTGGGCGCAAAAGCCCTGGCAGCAGGTGACTCACCGCGATATCGACCGCTATAAGCAGCATCTGAAGGCGCTACCGAGTAAGCAGGGTGGTTCGCTGTCGCCTGCGACTATCAATCAGTCGATTAACTCGCTGAAGAGCTTCTTCAAGTGGCTGACGGTGAAAGACTATATTTCACGCAATTCTACACTAACCATTGAGCAGTTGAAGGATGCACCGAAGCCACCGAAGGACTTAGATGAAGCTGAGGTCGATGCGCTGTTCGATGGACTGAACTACAGAGGGGAGTCTGAGGTTCGAGATCTCGCTATCTTGCAGCTACTCAGTCATGGGCTTAGGGCTGGCGAGGTGAGTGCGCTCAATATTGAAGACTACGATGGAAAACGAGT
It encodes the following:
- a CDS encoding type II toxin-antitoxin system VapC family toxin translates to MLQKVIVDTSVLVASIDQSERHHTWVVQQLEQMEPPLLTCEAVISETWFLLGRVRGAREAFLPYLEQEQLQVVFSLESEIASVLALMKRYESVPASLADAELVRMAELYPRSSVFTLDSDFQIYRKYRDIPIPLIFPSV
- a CDS encoding tyrosine-type recombinase/integrase, whose protein sequence is MLREMPQPKFIEVGQPAVPPSAPPADLNWQRVEEFLRVRELAENTRKVYERQLRQFYEWAQKPWQQVTHRDIDRYKQHLKALPSKQGGSLSPATINQSINSLKSFFKWLTVKDYISRNSTLTIEQLKDAPKPPKDLDEAEVDALFDGLNYRGESEVRDLAILQLLSHGLRAGEVSALNIEDYDGKRVHVLGAKWGSDGKVPLKPEAIMALDSYLGWLVRQGMATTPESPLLVSLSRNSRGKRLGYRGIYDLVKELAAASELEDVHPHRLRHTCATSLVAQGMDSILAKRLVRIKSDRVFARYSDRALDIKMEEAFDELYGLSSRDSDGEQVADLSVASDLALSQTTVTEEVK
- a CDS encoding caspase family protein: MPPVGGQITQPSQNSVSTPVLWILAIGVNQTQVLSLPELHFAAADCQDFVSALTTATQPLTRTHWSIHHDGSTSTPNLTVVQDSIAAIINQAQAQDSVLGYFSGHALLDPDTKQPFLCLADTDSQALRHTGLSLVGSLQQLRHCQAHRQLVILDACRSGSLSLQDVNSAPNPKSASASPAHQLTGILRQHASQTQGFYALLSCDQNQYSWERSDLGHGIFTHYLIQGLEGEAADTQGNITVSQLYRYVYYQTLKHIDKTNQQIELLNQQKRGRGEVELLPTYPAQTPKWIVEDIGEWVIGHIPRQAAKTQPRLALVVDGLSPNHTSLAISRILQSTGQFELEYWPQPRQTWSHVQTAIDKWFKAQLATASQHPPNNHNSPTRLLYLRGTLQTTTDGEDWLVLGNIRYSRSWLRQKLRQLSSFQQILILDCPGSDTLTDWIEDLHLGPEQSQCIITATTPREQTEQFSQALLSTLEAVAPAQGLPVAGWITHLQQALADTDIQLHTWLSGAQGIIEVIPEQRETSNTDADLKICPYMGLSAFTEQDADYFFGREQLTQTLINALRYQPFLALVGASGSGKSSLVQAGMMAQLRRGNQIPGSEQWWLGCFRPGSQPLVALHECLIHSPTQDIPEQALSLDELLQAGALGFVQWLRSRLEPMVVLIIDQFEELFTLTPETARQSFFNLLLGALEQAGDRFKLVITLRADFIAAGLEVPALAAQLRQSTVLVPPQLAIAEEERAIIQPAQKVGLTVEPELVEILLQELQDAAGGLPLLEFVLEQLWDHRQGGKLKLQAYQRQIGGIRGALERKAQAVYDNFTPEEKDCARWIFTSLAQLGEGTEDTRRRTRKADLMVPRYSTLVVERTLQALTTAKLIIVNATRELNLDQPDSSSLYGKSEVTTVEIAHEVLIRYWPTLQQWLEANRTRLRLQRQIEQLAAKWRLQGEPADDLLRGIRLEEAEEICSGGEISKVCQDFIQASAIAREIQRQQEHQAKEDGVKALNLIAEAHLNADRQLEALISSTKAGHKLQQLPTVSQHLRTETIQVLHHVCTNVQELNRLYGHEDVVTCVSISPNGELIVSGDLTGTIKLWQTTGTLLNTIAGHSEAVVNVAFSADGQQFVSASKNTTLKIWGIEGELTHLLTCPDAVNSLSLNTDRQIIAASDSSGHLSLWRWDGSQINLFQAHEDTAHRVAISPDTQYLASASADGSIKLWQLDGTLDNNWSGHDGLITSLCFSPDGQTLASAGADQTIKHWHLDGTLITALNGHSNSITAAIFHTERPVIVSSSFDSTIKIWGMDGTLHSTIAGHRETVSEITLSADNTLLASAGADRVIKLWYWQNPLHTVLKGHQGYINSLRFDAAGETLVSAGQDGSIRLWNPDGRQIHEYPAHEDLITAVNFSPDRQLIASTSFDKTVKLWHTNGSLSQIIRGHSGRVYGSAFSPSDDMIVSASADGTAKLWSTEGSLLVTLPHPGNEVVCVTFAQEGKTIVSGTSNGSLYFWQPDGTLVRVVKAHGNMILAFSLSPDGSKLATASQDRTIKVWDIDGEPLNALPEQSGPAYNVSFSPDGSSLAFASSSNVIQTWSLEGILTQSLICSQNPCVSVCFHPQCNLLAVGDTDGLIHLMSWPLNLNDLVTHGDNWLQDYYSANEVGEQPYSQSSQRVL